Proteins co-encoded in one Callospermophilus lateralis isolate mCalLat2 chromosome 2, mCalLat2.hap1, whole genome shotgun sequence genomic window:
- the Enho gene encoding adropin, with protein MGAAISQGALIAIVCNGLVGFLLLLLWVILCWACHSRSADVDSLSESSPNSSPGPCPEKAPPPQKPSHEGSYLLQP; from the coding sequence ATGGGGGCAGCCATCTCCCAGGGGGCCCTCATCGCCATCGTCTGCAACGGCCTCGTAGGCTTCTTGCTgctgctgctttgggtcattctCTGCTGGGCCTGCCACTCTCGTTCTGCCGACGTTGATTCTCTTTCTGAATCCAGTCCTAATTCCAGCCCTGGCCCCTGTCCTGAGAAGGCACCACCACCCCAGAAGCCTAGCCATGAAGGCAGCTACCTGCTGCAGCCCTGA